A window of Psychromonas sp. CNPT3 contains these coding sequences:
- a CDS encoding formate hydrogenlyase complex iron-sulfur subunit, with protein sequence MFKLFKTIAKAGTHSTIQYPFAPLEVCDDFRGKPEHDPEQCIACAACTQACPANALIMETDTENNLRRWEISFARCIYCGRCEEVCPTNAITLSQEFELAVTNKADLYEEANFTLAHCAECGEAYAPTKAVSYVHDLLLQSGLDSDDPRLSKLLNTCPSCCRSANMLDSKNLSHGQYFHDALAKDSLENAVSAHKTSQDECSNQGE encoded by the coding sequence ATGTTTAAGTTATTTAAAACCATAGCAAAAGCAGGTACTCATAGCACCATCCAGTATCCTTTTGCACCGCTTGAAGTGTGCGACGATTTTCGTGGCAAGCCAGAGCATGATCCTGAGCAATGCATTGCGTGTGCTGCATGTACTCAAGCGTGCCCTGCGAATGCATTAATTATGGAAACCGATACGGAAAATAATTTGCGCCGTTGGGAAATTTCATTTGCGCGCTGTATTTACTGTGGTCGCTGTGAAGAGGTGTGCCCAACAAATGCCATCACTTTATCGCAAGAGTTTGAATTGGCCGTTACAAACAAAGCCGATTTGTATGAAGAAGCTAACTTTACGCTAGCTCATTGCGCTGAATGTGGTGAGGCATATGCTCCCACTAAAGCGGTATCTTACGTCCATGACTTACTCTTACAGTCCGGTCTAGATAGCGATGATCCACGCTTAAGTAAACTATTAAACACCTGCCCAAGCTGTTGTCGTAGCGCGAATATGCTCGATAGCAAGAATCTTTCTCATGGGCAATATTTTCATGATGCATTAGCTAAGGATAGTTTAGAAAACGCAGTATCTGCGCATAAAACATCTCAAGATGAATGCAGTAATCAAGGCGAGTAG
- the hycI gene encoding hydrogenase maturation peptidase HycI — MRNQLGKVQGKKDAKGTQLSTLSFDAGFSHDADFLALQAQNTVSANLSIVDLSMADMAMAGITSGITPSCASAAMQDLALFDKPCEKVILTVGNSMMGDDGAGPCLAQKMMTLPIEGWVVIDGGTIPEDNIHILRRLQPKMLVLVDAAEMSEKAGTVRIIDPDTIADMFIMSTHSLPLNFLLDELKLFIPRVEFIGVQPAIVAFSFPMTEMVKSAVEEIYQALQKVNEVDALLPSAWSE; from the coding sequence ATGCGAAATCAACTTGGAAAAGTGCAAGGTAAAAAAGACGCAAAGGGTACTCAATTGAGCACGCTATCTTTTGATGCGGGTTTCTCCCATGATGCGGATTTTTTAGCTCTGCAGGCACAAAATACAGTGTCGGCTAATTTATCTATTGTCGATTTATCCATGGCTGATATGGCAATGGCAGGGATCACCAGTGGGATAACCCCCTCTTGCGCGAGCGCCGCAATGCAGGATCTTGCGTTGTTTGATAAGCCTTGCGAAAAAGTAATACTAACCGTCGGTAATAGTATGATGGGTGATGATGGTGCGGGCCCTTGTTTAGCACAAAAGATGATGACGTTACCAATAGAAGGCTGGGTTGTTATTGATGGAGGCACTATCCCGGAGGATAACATTCATATTTTACGTCGTTTACAGCCAAAAATGTTGGTGCTCGTGGATGCTGCAGAGATGTCTGAAAAAGCGGGCACTGTGCGTATTATTGATCCTGATACGATTGCGGATATGTTCATCATGTCGACGCATTCTCTACCTTTAAATTTCTTACTTGATGAGCTTAAACTGTTTATTCCAAGAGTTGAATTTATTGGCGTTCAGCCGGCGATTGTTGCTTTTTCTTTTCCGATGACTGAAATGGTAAAAAGTGCGGTGGAAGAGATCTATCAAGCATTGCAAAAAGTGAACGAGGTAGATGCGTTATTACCGAGCGCTTGGTCTGAGTAG
- a CDS encoding formate hydrogenlyase maturation HycH family protein — protein MINVTTDIVQKPALTPEDEQVSMPDKQVMSSEIYKEATQKRDTGKVLFYALKRKFVDERFDVPEEAKQVLYYTLAIGHHLGIVDCLEVAFEATTTEYKKWVNLLDPSTEAHRKMIRYFTFGEITIYPDHIHMLACAFSALDKAKMSTKEQTMTDAFIKVLTAIYHEQTMYMMIRDR, from the coding sequence ATGATTAATGTAACGACAGATATAGTGCAAAAACCGGCTTTGACACCTGAAGATGAACAAGTTTCGATGCCTGATAAGCAAGTTATGAGCAGCGAAATATATAAAGAGGCAACGCAAAAACGCGATACGGGTAAAGTGCTTTTTTATGCATTAAAACGTAAATTTGTTGATGAACGATTTGATGTGCCTGAAGAAGCTAAACAAGTGTTGTATTACACGTTAGCAATTGGGCATCATCTGGGAATTGTGGATTGTTTAGAAGTAGCTTTTGAAGCGACGACGACAGAGTATAAAAAATGGGTAAATTTGCTTGATCCAAGCACGGAAGCACATCGAAAGATGATCCGTTATTTTACCTTTGGTGAGATCACCATTTATCCCGATCATATACACATGCTAGCGTGTGCTTTTTCTGCACTTGATAAAGCTAAAATGAGTACGAAAGAGCAGACGATGACGGACGCATTTATTAAAGTACTGACTGCGATTTATCATGAACAAACCATGTATATGATGATAAGAGATAGATAA
- a CDS encoding NADH-quinone oxidoreductase subunit B family protein codes for MKGIKSLVGNDHTETIPVVEDANVRKLKKTLLKEIKRSAYVYRVDCGGCNGCEIEIFAATTPVFDTERFGIKIVASPRHADILLFTGAVTRAMRMPALRAYEAAPDPKIVISYGACGCDGGIFHDLYCVWGGTDKIVPVDVYIPGCPPTPAATIYGFAMALGLLDQKLKSRSHSESENEKATLQHLGIPLALKTIIEREARLLSGYRQGGILADEFMTLLAKSTAETIDANLKDFLSERNDPRISEIIKILHHEALAFMRG; via the coding sequence ATGAAAGGAATTAAGTCATTAGTTGGCAATGATCATACAGAAACGATCCCTGTTGTAGAAGATGCTAACGTACGAAAATTAAAAAAGACGTTACTCAAAGAGATCAAACGCTCCGCCTATGTTTACCGTGTTGACTGTGGTGGTTGTAATGGCTGTGAAATCGAAATTTTTGCAGCAACAACACCTGTTTTTGATACAGAGCGTTTTGGTATTAAAATTGTCGCATCACCGCGTCATGCAGATATTTTATTATTTACAGGCGCAGTGACGCGTGCCATGCGTATGCCCGCTTTACGTGCATATGAAGCGGCGCCCGATCCAAAAATTGTTATCTCTTATGGCGCCTGTGGCTGTGATGGTGGTATTTTTCACGACCTTTATTGCGTTTGGGGGGGCACTGATAAAATAGTGCCTGTTGATGTTTATATTCCAGGTTGTCCACCTACGCCAGCTGCCACCATTTACGGATTTGCAATGGCATTAGGTTTGCTAGATCAAAAATTAAAGTCGCGTAGTCACAGTGAATCTGAAAATGAAAAAGCAACGCTGCAACATTTAGGTATTCCTCTGGCGTTGAAAACAATTATTGAACGCGAAGCGCGCCTTCTTTCTGGATACCGTCAAGGGGGAATTTTAGCCGATGAGTTTATGACCTTGCTCGCTAAGAGCACCGCCGAGACGATTGATGCTAATTTAAAAGACTTTTTGTCAGAAAGAAACGATCCACGTATTAGTGAGATCATTAAAATATTACATCATGAAGCGCTCGCGTTTATGCGAGGTTAA